A single genomic interval of Natronoarchaeum philippinense harbors:
- a CDS encoding copper-translocating P-type ATPase: MDDHNDTRENPTGGKNQQDNDSHHQHGSGDHDEAVNESDEQRGEQGLLSEETHPAAEGEATHQEHHTHAEHDGEGHASGSHEGHGEGHGGMHAGHEQMFRRRFFVSTLLSIPVLLYSETLQAWLGFSVPAFPGSEWINPVFAVIVFAYGGVPFLQMAMPELKDRSPGMMTLISMAITVAFVYSLASVVFPTQSAFFWELVTLIDIMLLGHWIEMRSVRRASSAVDELAKLMPDTAERITNDGDTEEVSVSELSEGDLVLVRPGASVPADGIVEEGDSDVEESMITGESKPVSKEPGDEVIGGTINGDGSLRVRVGATGEETTLAGIMRLVEEAQQSKSKTQVLADRAAGWLFYVALGAAVVTAIAWTIAVSFDATVIERVVTVLVIACPHALGLAIPLVVAINTSLAARNGMLVRDRIAMEEARNLDAIIFDKTGTLTEGEHGVVDMVTVDGVAEDEALALAAAVESDSEHMIARAIREAAEQRDLTAPDAADFEAIKGRGVRASVDGNEVYVGGPNLLTQLDSEVPNHLQRFADEAGQNAQTVVYLVRERELVAAFAMADVIREESYAVVDALHDLGIEVAMLTGDSQDVANAVADELKIDTVFAEVLPEDKDKKVQELQDEGKLVGMVGDGVNDAPALTRADVGIAIGSGTDVAVQSADVILVQNNPMDVVRLVKLSRASYRKMQENIVWAAGYNVFAIPLAAGVLAPIGTLLSPAVGALLMSLSTVIVAINAQLLRRVDLDLPSLPGVDASGHPSAAD, encoded by the coding sequence ATGGACGACCACAACGATACACGTGAGAACCCCACCGGAGGGAAAAACCAGCAGGACAACGACAGTCACCACCAGCACGGATCTGGCGACCACGATGAAGCGGTCAACGAGTCTGACGAGCAACGGGGAGAACAGGGGCTACTATCAGAAGAGACTCACCCAGCCGCAGAGGGTGAAGCGACTCACCAAGAGCACCATACGCACGCCGAACACGACGGCGAGGGTCACGCCTCCGGTTCCCACGAGGGGCACGGTGAGGGCCATGGCGGGATGCACGCGGGCCACGAGCAGATGTTCCGCCGGCGCTTTTTTGTCTCGACGCTCCTGTCGATTCCCGTCCTCCTGTACAGCGAAACGTTGCAGGCGTGGCTCGGTTTCTCTGTCCCAGCATTCCCGGGGAGCGAATGGATCAACCCCGTATTCGCGGTGATTGTCTTCGCGTACGGTGGGGTGCCGTTCCTCCAGATGGCGATGCCGGAGCTGAAAGACCGGTCGCCGGGAATGATGACGCTGATCTCAATGGCGATCACCGTGGCGTTCGTCTACAGCCTCGCGAGCGTCGTGTTCCCGACGCAGTCGGCGTTCTTCTGGGAACTAGTCACACTGATCGACATCATGCTGCTCGGTCACTGGATCGAGATGCGGTCGGTGCGACGGGCCTCCAGCGCGGTCGACGAACTGGCGAAGTTGATGCCCGATACCGCCGAGCGAATCACCAACGACGGCGACACCGAAGAAGTATCGGTGAGCGAGCTCTCCGAGGGCGACCTCGTGCTCGTCCGGCCGGGCGCGAGTGTCCCTGCTGACGGCATCGTCGAAGAGGGAGATTCAGACGTCGAGGAGTCAATGATCACCGGAGAGTCGAAGCCGGTCTCGAAAGAACCCGGCGACGAGGTCATCGGCGGGACGATCAACGGCGACGGCAGCCTTCGCGTGCGCGTCGGTGCGACAGGCGAGGAGACGACGCTTGCGGGCATCATGCGACTCGTCGAGGAAGCCCAGCAGAGCAAGTCCAAGACGCAGGTGCTGGCCGACAGAGCGGCCGGGTGGCTGTTCTACGTCGCGCTCGGGGCGGCAGTCGTGACAGCCATCGCGTGGACAATCGCAGTATCGTTCGACGCTACAGTCATCGAACGAGTCGTTACGGTCCTCGTCATCGCCTGCCCGCACGCGCTTGGGCTCGCGATCCCACTCGTTGTTGCGATCAATACGTCACTCGCGGCGCGCAACGGGATGCTCGTTCGCGACCGGATCGCGATGGAGGAGGCACGGAACCTGGACGCCATCATCTTCGACAAGACGGGGACGCTCACCGAAGGCGAGCACGGCGTCGTCGACATGGTGACCGTTGACGGCGTCGCCGAAGACGAGGCACTCGCGCTGGCTGCGGCTGTCGAAAGCGATTCAGAACACATGATTGCGCGGGCCATCCGCGAGGCCGCTGAACAGCGTGACCTCACTGCTCCTGATGCGGCCGATTTCGAGGCTATCAAGGGAAGGGGCGTCCGAGCGAGTGTTGACGGGAACGAGGTGTACGTCGGCGGGCCGAATTTGTTGACCCAACTCGATAGCGAGGTCCCCAACCATCTCCAGCGCTTCGCCGACGAAGCCGGCCAGAACGCACAGACCGTAGTGTATCTTGTTCGCGAGAGAGAGTTGGTTGCCGCGTTCGCAATGGCCGACGTGATCCGCGAGGAGAGCTACGCGGTTGTCGACGCGCTTCACGACCTCGGTATCGAGGTAGCGATGCTCACCGGAGACTCCCAAGATGTCGCAAACGCTGTCGCCGATGAACTGAAGATCGACACAGTGTTCGCGGAAGTCCTTCCTGAAGACAAAGACAAAAAAGTTCAGGAACTTCAAGACGAGGGGAAGCTCGTGGGGATGGTCGGCGACGGAGTGAATGATGCGCCTGCACTGACGCGAGCCGATGTAGGGATCGCGATCGGGAGCGGGACCGACGTCGCCGTCCAGTCGGCCGACGTGATCCTCGTCCAGAACAATCCGATGGACGTCGTCCGTCTCGTGAAGTTGAGCCGGGCGAGCTACCGGAAGATGCAGGAGAACATCGTATGGGCCGCCGGCTACAACGTCTTTGCCATCCCGCTGGCCGCGGGCGTGCTCGCACCGATCGGGACCCTGCTGTCGCCCGCGGTCGGCGCACTGTTGATGTCGCTTAGCACGGTCATCGTCGCGATCAACGCGCAGCTGCTCCGCCGGGTCGATCTCGATCTCCCGTCGCTCCCGGGCGTCGATGCGTCGGGCCATCCCAGTGCAGCGGACTGA
- a CDS encoding tyrosine-type recombinase/integrase — MSLEPIEPDTALELYLADKGNELAEASLEAHEYRLGHFVRWCDQQDIENLNNLSGRQLQRYRVWRRDEGDLSPVSEKTQMDTLRVFIRWLETVDGVEQDLSEKVLSPDITPEQNARDVMLDSDRATSVLAELEKYHYASIEHVTIALMWHTMMRVGSIHALDIEDYYPDEQYLKVRHRPETETPIKNQGDGERLVALSDDLCELLDDWIESQRRDVKDDCDREPLLTTAQGRPCKSTLRVYVYRWTQPCRYDGECPHDRNPAECEATERDHLSKCPSSVSPHAIRRGSITHSLNNDMPDKVVSDRANVSQEVIDMHYDRRTERERMEQRRDYLDDL, encoded by the coding sequence ATGAGTCTGGAACCAATCGAACCCGACACCGCGTTGGAACTCTACCTCGCGGACAAGGGCAACGAACTTGCCGAAGCTTCGCTCGAAGCTCACGAGTACCGTCTCGGTCACTTCGTCCGCTGGTGCGACCAGCAGGACATCGAGAACCTCAACAACCTTAGCGGGCGGCAGCTCCAGCGCTATCGAGTCTGGCGGCGAGACGAGGGTGACCTCTCGCCAGTCTCGGAGAAAACTCAGATGGACACTCTCCGCGTGTTCATTCGCTGGCTCGAGACCGTTGATGGCGTCGAACAGGACCTCAGCGAGAAAGTTCTCTCGCCGGACATCACGCCCGAGCAGAACGCCCGCGACGTCATGCTGGACAGTGACCGCGCCACCAGCGTGCTCGCCGAGCTCGAAAAGTACCACTACGCGTCGATCGAGCACGTCACGATCGCGCTCATGTGGCACACGATGATGCGCGTCGGGTCTATTCACGCCCTTGACATTGAGGACTACTATCCGGACGAACAGTACCTGAAGGTCAGGCATCGACCTGAGACAGAAACGCCCATCAAGAACCAAGGGGACGGCGAACGCCTCGTCGCTCTCTCGGACGACCTCTGTGAACTCCTCGACGACTGGATCGAGAGCCAGCGCCGCGACGTCAAAGACGATTGTGACCGAGAACCTCTCTTGACGACTGCACAGGGCCGTCCCTGCAAATCGACACTCAGAGTGTACGTCTACAGGTGGACACAGCCCTGTCGCTACGACGGAGAGTGCCCGCATGATCGAAACCCGGCCGAGTGCGAAGCGACCGAGCGCGACCACCTCTCGAAGTGCCCGTCGTCGGTCAGCCCCCACGCGATTCGTCGCGGAAGTATCACGCACAGTCTGAACAACGATATGCCCGACAAGGTCGTCAGTGACAGAGCGAACGTCAGTCAGGAAGTGATTGACATGCACTACGACCGGCGTACAGAGCGCGAACGGATGGAACAGCGGAGGGACTACCTCGACGACCTGTAA
- a CDS encoding permease: MQTTMIEGIFESLRIGVGFLWTAAWAIIMGLTITSLVQVYVSKERMAQVLGDDDLSGLTKATAFGAASSGCSFGAVAIGKGLFKKGAHVVNFLAFMFASTNLIVELGLMILILLGWKFLVAELLGGLILIAVMAVIVHLTLPENLFDEVRETLNERDREAGVTEDPTCGMEGKDEFTLTTDGGETLQFCSQGCMETYRQELSSRGGWREELLSWGGWYKIGNQYRKEWSMIWKDVIAGFLISGFVIVFVPQWVWNTLFIQGDGLLVTAENAIMGVAIAVLSFVGSMGNVPFAVALWGGGISFAGVIAFVYADLITIPVLNVYRKYYGWKVMLYILGVFFVTMAFTGFLMELLFDALNIVPDLAGGETATEQTYFELNYTFYLNLVAFALSGVLLYVYRRGLGAPGQYRDPVCGMRIDDSGPSSTHDGETYYFCSKTCKRSFEKHPSEFANQHPQVSGTGASQSHEHH, encoded by the coding sequence ATGCAGACGACGATGATTGAGGGAATCTTCGAATCCCTCCGCATCGGTGTTGGATTTCTCTGGACGGCGGCGTGGGCGATCATCATGGGGCTCACGATCACGAGTCTCGTCCAAGTCTACGTCTCCAAGGAGCGAATGGCCCAGGTCCTAGGTGATGATGACCTGAGCGGCCTCACGAAGGCGACTGCCTTCGGAGCGGCGAGCAGTGGGTGCAGTTTCGGGGCCGTCGCCATCGGGAAGGGATTGTTCAAGAAGGGCGCCCACGTGGTGAACTTCCTGGCGTTCATGTTCGCGTCGACGAACCTCATCGTCGAGCTCGGGCTGATGATTCTGATTCTGCTGGGCTGGAAGTTCCTCGTCGCGGAACTGCTTGGCGGTCTCATTCTCATCGCAGTCATGGCGGTCATCGTCCACCTCACGCTCCCCGAGAACCTCTTCGACGAGGTCCGGGAGACGCTCAACGAGCGAGACCGCGAAGCGGGTGTTACTGAGGACCCTACGTGCGGGATGGAGGGCAAAGACGAGTTCACCCTCACGACTGACGGTGGGGAGACGTTGCAGTTCTGCTCGCAGGGTTGTATGGAGACCTACCGACAGGAGCTGTCCAGTCGTGGCGGGTGGCGCGAGGAGTTGCTGTCGTGGGGCGGCTGGTACAAGATCGGGAACCAGTACCGCAAGGAGTGGTCGATGATCTGGAAGGACGTCATCGCCGGCTTCCTCATCTCCGGGTTCGTTATCGTCTTCGTCCCGCAGTGGGTCTGGAATACGCTGTTCATCCAGGGTGATGGCCTCCTCGTGACCGCCGAGAACGCAATCATGGGTGTCGCAATTGCCGTCCTCAGCTTCGTCGGCAGTATGGGCAACGTTCCCTTCGCCGTTGCACTCTGGGGCGGCGGCATCAGCTTCGCCGGCGTCATCGCGTTCGTCTACGCGGACCTCATCACGATTCCCGTGTTGAACGTCTATCGGAAATACTACGGCTGGAAGGTGATGCTGTACATCCTCGGCGTCTTCTTCGTCACGATGGCGTTCACCGGCTTCCTCATGGAGCTACTGTTCGACGCCCTCAACATTGTCCCGGATTTGGCCGGTGGTGAGACGGCGACCGAACAGACGTACTTCGAACTCAACTACACGTTCTACCTCAACCTCGTCGCGTTCGCCCTCTCGGGAGTCCTCCTCTACGTCTATCGCCGAGGGCTGGGTGCACCTGGCCAGTATCGTGACCCGGTCTGTGGGATGCGGATCGACGATAGCGGGCCGAGCAGCACCCACGACGGCGAGACGTACTACTTCTGCTCGAAGACCTGCAAGCGATCGTTCGAGAAGCACCCCTCCGAGTTTGCCAATCAACATCCACAGGTTTCAGGGACGGGAGCCTCTCAGAGTCATGAACATCATTGA
- a CDS encoding vitamin K epoxide reductase family protein codes for MADSTQNQDDGGGMQEPGEMMLNHPLKELWIQYGIISLGIWLVFSPNAHGYESALMTWSDVVTGLVLVALGVVTIWRKNPWASYASGGVGVWLLLAPLVFHAPTAAAYLNDTLVGILVIMFSVIIMMRMEMDGATVPSGWSYNPSTAAQRFPLIALGMFGFFASQYMAAYQLGYINHVWDPFFGDGTVQILDSRVSKAFPVSDAGLGAVAYAIEALMGFMGDKSRWRTMPWMVTFFGIVVIPLGFVQVLLVITQPVLVGTWCTLCLLSAFGMLWMISLTVDEVAAMVQLLDRRTDEGASLWHAFWMGGHLSEEDAGLNGDTRSERDRPAGMFWGVSIPWYLIASMAIGFWLMLSPTVFGTGGLLADSSHLAGALVVSIAVIATGEPARAARFVNVPLGAWIAVAPWLFGAPTLATWSGVVAGVLLILLSVPRGQIRDQYGFWQEYIV; via the coding sequence ATGGCTGACAGCACTCAGAATCAGGACGACGGCGGAGGCATGCAAGAACCCGGTGAGATGATGCTGAACCACCCGCTGAAGGAGCTGTGGATTCAGTACGGCATCATCTCGCTGGGCATCTGGCTCGTCTTTAGCCCGAACGCTCACGGGTACGAGAGCGCGCTGATGACGTGGAGTGACGTCGTGACGGGACTGGTGCTCGTCGCGCTCGGCGTCGTGACGATCTGGCGAAAGAACCCGTGGGCGTCGTACGCCAGCGGCGGCGTCGGCGTCTGGCTGCTGCTGGCGCCGCTGGTGTTCCATGCGCCGACGGCGGCCGCGTACCTCAATGACACGCTCGTTGGCATCTTGGTCATAATGTTCTCGGTCATTATCATGATGCGCATGGAGATGGACGGCGCGACGGTGCCATCGGGGTGGTCGTACAACCCCTCGACGGCGGCCCAGCGGTTTCCGCTGATCGCGCTGGGCATGTTCGGCTTCTTCGCCTCGCAGTACATGGCGGCCTACCAGCTCGGCTACATCAACCACGTCTGGGATCCCTTCTTCGGCGACGGGACCGTCCAGATTCTCGACTCGCGGGTGTCGAAGGCGTTTCCCGTCTCGGACGCCGGCCTGGGCGCCGTCGCGTACGCGATTGAGGCGTTGATGGGCTTTATGGGCGACAAGAGCCGCTGGCGGACGATGCCGTGGATGGTGACCTTCTTCGGCATCGTCGTGATCCCGCTGGGGTTCGTTCAGGTGCTATTGGTCATCACCCAGCCGGTGCTTGTCGGGACCTGGTGCACGCTCTGTCTCCTGTCGGCATTCGGGATGCTCTGGATGATCTCGCTGACCGTCGACGAGGTCGCCGCGATGGTCCAGTTGCTTGACCGGCGGACCGACGAGGGCGCATCGCTGTGGCACGCCTTCTGGATGGGCGGGCACCTCTCCGAGGAGGACGCCGGCCTGAACGGGGACACCCGATCCGAGCGGGACCGACCTGCGGGGATGTTCTGGGGGGTCTCTATCCCGTGGTACCTGATCGCCTCGATGGCGATCGGCTTCTGGCTGATGCTCTCGCCGACGGTGTTCGGAACCGGCGGGCTGCTTGCCGACAGTAGCCACCTCGCCGGCGCGCTCGTCGTCTCGATCGCGGTGATCGCGACGGGCGAGCCGGCGAGGGCAGCGCGGTTCGTCAACGTCCCGCTCGGCGCGTGGATCGCGGTCGCGCCGTGGCTGTTCGGCGCGCCGACGCTCGCGACGTGGAGCGGCGTCGTCGCGGGCGTGCTGTTGATCCTCCTGAGCGTCCCGCGGGGCCAGATCCGCGATCAGTACGGGTTCTGGCAGGAGTACATCGTGTGA
- a CDS encoding SHOCT domain-containing protein has translation MTQLTTHVGRTARRLTILAVPLLVAATGTAVAHGGGSYGGGMMGGGGLFGGAMGFWGLLWMGLLIAVPLYLAHAILNRGSGGNDEQSLSVLRERYARGELSDDEFDRRRKQLERTG, from the coding sequence ATGACGCAACTTACCACTCACGTCGGACGCACTGCTCGTCGACTCACGATACTCGCCGTCCCGCTGCTGGTCGCGGCGACTGGAACGGCTGTTGCCCACGGTGGCGGGAGCTACGGCGGCGGCATGATGGGCGGTGGGGGGCTCTTCGGCGGAGCGATGGGATTCTGGGGGCTCCTCTGGATGGGGCTCCTCATCGCCGTCCCGCTCTACCTCGCCCATGCGATCCTCAACCGAGGATCCGGCGGGAACGATGAGCAGTCGCTGTCGGTTCTCCGCGAGCGCTACGCCCGCGGTGAGCTCTCGGATGACGAATTCGATCGACGGCGAAAACAGCTCGAACGTACCGGATGA
- a CDS encoding universal stress protein → MHVLVPMDYSELSKEALRTAVTVHAGADITVLHVLDWHTSDRGPGGWGDTPDEFDQWLEGAKERADELFAEARSIADEHDAEVATETIVGDDAKQIVRYAEDHEIDLIVMGSHSRSLPARILLGSVSETVVRRAPVPVTVVR, encoded by the coding sequence ATGCACGTGCTCGTTCCGATGGACTACTCGGAACTGTCCAAAGAGGCGCTTCGCACGGCAGTTACAGTCCACGCTGGCGCCGACATCACCGTCCTGCACGTCCTCGATTGGCACACGAGTGACCGCGGGCCGGGTGGCTGGGGTGATACGCCCGACGAGTTCGACCAGTGGCTCGAGGGCGCCAAAGAGCGGGCCGACGAACTGTTCGCGGAAGCGCGTTCGATCGCCGACGAGCACGACGCCGAGGTCGCCACCGAAACCATCGTCGGCGACGACGCGAAACAGATCGTCCGGTACGCCGAGGACCACGAGATCGACCTGATCGTCATGGGCAGCCACAGCCGCTCGTTGCCGGCCCGTATCCTGTTGGGCAGCGTTTCGGAGACTGTCGTCCGTCGGGCGCCAGTGCCAGTGACCGTCGTTCGGTGA
- a CDS encoding SHOCT domain-containing protein has translation MPENTEDTRLVTILLIIGAFVIFPMFFMGFGMMGFGPMMGGMWGGGMWSDGTIPGWMFIVGILMQLLFLAALVGGGYLIYRVVTGSESGSDQALEELRLAYARGELTDDEYEQRREALQRDTESRQD, from the coding sequence ATGCCTGAAAATACGGAGGACACACGCTTGGTCACGATTCTCCTCATCATCGGTGCGTTTGTCATCTTCCCGATGTTCTTCATGGGCTTCGGGATGATGGGATTCGGGCCGATGATGGGCGGTATGTGGGGCGGTGGAATGTGGAGCGACGGGACGATACCGGGCTGGATGTTCATCGTTGGAATCCTGATGCAACTCCTGTTCCTCGCTGCCCTCGTGGGCGGTGGCTATCTCATCTACAGGGTTGTAACGGGCAGTGAGAGTGGCTCAGACCAGGCGCTCGAAGAACTTCGGCTCGCGTACGCTCGCGGCGAGTTGACCGACGACGAATACGAACAGCGACGAGAGGCTCTCCAACGCGACACGGAATCACGCCAGGACTGA
- a CDS encoding CopZ family metallochaperone, with amino-acid sequence MTTIITVEGMTCGHCEQTVEEALQGVSGVTDATVDRENEQASVDGDADATALVEAIEDAGYTAHA; translated from the coding sequence ATGACGACAATCATCACCGTAGAGGGAATGACGTGCGGCCACTGTGAACAGACGGTCGAAGAGGCGCTTCAGGGAGTCTCCGGTGTGACCGACGCGACTGTCGACCGGGAGAACGAACAGGCGAGTGTCGATGGTGACGCAGATGCCACGGCCCTCGTGGAGGCCATCGAAGACGCCGGATACACCGCTCACGCCTGA
- a CDS encoding DUF7343 domain-containing protein: MNRRRSDTLVGLLVAAIFIVGGALSWQAYQQQQAIEQMGSMMGTSMGAVHGTNPLWYFLWTFLAAAVIGGGYLAVRDDFTSTDANDRSQKEMSEPADPESTAPAADTQPDEAINPESQPQARVLDLLPDDERRILEPIVSSPGITQIELRDRSNFSKSKVSQTVSALERRGLLYRERQGRTYRIYPSDDLRQNQEH, encoded by the coding sequence ATGAATCGACGTCGATCAGACACGCTGGTCGGTCTCCTCGTCGCTGCCATCTTCATCGTCGGTGGTGCGCTCAGCTGGCAAGCGTACCAGCAACAGCAAGCCATCGAACAAATGGGCTCGATGATGGGCACGTCGATGGGGGCGGTTCACGGAACGAATCCGCTCTGGTACTTCCTTTGGACCTTTCTCGCCGCGGCGGTCATCGGTGGAGGGTATCTCGCAGTCCGCGACGACTTCACCAGCACAGACGCAAACGATCGCTCACAGAAGGAGATGTCGGAACCAGCCGACCCTGAGAGCACAGCACCGGCGGCTGACACCCAGCCAGATGAGGCCATCAATCCAGAGTCTCAGCCGCAGGCTCGCGTGTTGGACCTCTTGCCGGACGACGAACGGCGGATTCTCGAACCGATCGTCTCCTCGCCCGGCATCACGCAGATCGAATTACGGGATCGCTCGAACTTCTCGAAGAGCAAGGTCAGTCAGACGGTCAGTGCTCTCGAGAGGCGGGGTCTGTTGTATCGCGAACGTCAAGGGCGGACGTACCGTATCTATCCGAGCGACGATCTGCGACAGAATCAGGAGCACTAG
- a CDS encoding DUF302 domain-containing protein, with protein sequence MEYTIQTSVAGEFDKVVETARKALKNEGFGVLCDIDVQATLEEKLGEEFRQYRILGACNPGLAHEGLNEEIELGALLPCNIIVYETNDGEVMVSAVDPQQLVGIADNEALNSIATEVHDRFERVLSSVGTELESISEA encoded by the coding sequence ATGGAATACACAATACAGACTTCAGTTGCCGGTGAATTCGACAAAGTGGTCGAGACGGCCAGAAAGGCACTCAAAAACGAAGGCTTCGGCGTCCTCTGTGACATCGACGTCCAGGCGACACTTGAAGAGAAGCTCGGCGAAGAATTCCGACAGTACCGCATCCTCGGAGCGTGCAACCCGGGACTAGCACACGAGGGCCTGAACGAGGAAATCGAGCTCGGCGCGCTCCTCCCATGTAACATCATCGTCTACGAAACCAACGACGGTGAGGTCATGGTGAGCGCAGTCGACCCACAACAACTCGTCGGTATCGCTGACAACGAGGCGCTCAACTCGATTGCGACCGAGGTTCACGACCGGTTCGAACGCGTCCTCTCGAGTGTTGGCACCGAACTCGAATCCATCTCGGAGGCCTAA
- a CDS encoding SHOCT domain-containing protein, with protein sequence MASSNQLDTTTLILLILGAIIVLPMLTMGMGFGGMMGYGGMMGGYGTTSGWWPLVGMLVQLVFFLVLLGGGYLVFRRVTDSRSSRNPAMEELRTAYARGELTDEEFETRRDKLEQSK encoded by the coding sequence ATGGCATCATCGAACCAACTCGACACCACGACTCTCATCCTCCTCATCTTGGGGGCGATCATCGTCCTCCCCATGCTCACGATGGGGATGGGATTCGGCGGGATGATGGGATACGGTGGAATGATGGGTGGCTACGGAACGACCAGCGGGTGGTGGCCACTCGTCGGGATGCTCGTCCAGCTAGTCTTCTTCCTCGTCCTCCTCGGTGGGGGATACCTCGTCTTCCGCCGGGTGACGGACTCGCGGTCGTCGCGGAATCCCGCGATGGAGGAACTTCGCACTGCGTACGCCCGTGGCGAACTCACCGACGAAGAGTTCGAAACCCGTCGGGACAAACTCGAACAGTCAAAGTAA
- a CDS encoding amidohydrolase family protein, translated as MTADIAIHDAYVLTVDDRNRLYERGTVLIEDGRITDVRSSRNDDANIAAARVIDGEGTLVMPGLVNAHTHLELTPLIGAFSDLDLMEMMSGMTAIFGHIAEGEYDYLTKAGYELAALNFLAGGVTTVNSMDVRPSAGAETFGEAGLRGFFGMALSDLFWDVPADEQFARARRFIDEYHDTYDGRIRATINPHDDWSCTRELWERTADLAAEYPDLLVHTHLLELEESNKMARSNGAEDSLNLLDDVGLLDDRLVAAHFRLADDEDIRRTADADASVAHCPSIFCYWNTDGDVQWTPVPELREAGIDVGLGIDDHYWHDSYSMFGEARQARLAANLKRSAGQYDSMELVRMLTTEGAEALGVGDEIGSLEPGKRADVILLDVDKPKFTPLTNIPAQIANNAAPADVETVIVDGDVLMQDGEVKTMDAEAVCNRVKTAVDRFESETDWELGIGGSEPPGATDVARDLPKRGPAQLLGRLAFQSVRDRFPF; from the coding sequence ATGACGGCTGACATCGCGATTCACGACGCATACGTTCTCACGGTCGATGACCGAAATCGGCTCTACGAACGGGGTACGGTACTCATCGAGGATGGTCGCATCACCGATGTGCGATCCTCCCGGAACGACGATGCGAACATCGCGGCCGCCCGCGTCATCGACGGCGAGGGCACACTCGTGATGCCGGGGCTGGTCAACGCCCACACTCACCTCGAGCTGACGCCGCTGATCGGCGCGTTCAGCGATCTCGACCTGATGGAGATGATGAGCGGGATGACCGCCATCTTCGGCCACATCGCCGAGGGCGAGTACGACTACCTCACCAAGGCGGGGTACGAACTTGCTGCCCTCAACTTCCTCGCCGGCGGCGTCACTACCGTCAACTCGATGGACGTCCGGCCGAGCGCGGGCGCGGAGACGTTCGGCGAGGCGGGGCTCCGCGGGTTCTTCGGGATGGCACTCTCCGACCTCTTCTGGGACGTCCCCGCCGACGAGCAGTTCGCCCGTGCCCGCAGGTTCATCGACGAGTACCACGACACGTACGACGGACGGATTCGAGCGACAATCAACCCCCACGACGACTGGTCGTGTACGCGCGAGCTGTGGGAGCGCACCGCTGATCTCGCCGCCGAGTACCCCGACCTGCTTGTTCACACCCACCTGCTCGAACTCGAGGAGAGCAACAAAATGGCGCGGTCGAACGGCGCCGAAGACTCACTCAACCTCCTCGACGACGTTGGCCTACTGGACGACCGACTGGTGGCCGCCCACTTCCGACTGGCCGACGACGAGGACATCCGACGGACTGCCGACGCGGACGCGTCGGTCGCACACTGCCCGTCCATATTCTGTTACTGGAACACGGACGGCGACGTGCAGTGGACGCCCGTACCGGAACTTCGAGAAGCGGGCATCGACGTCGGTCTCGGCATCGACGACCACTACTGGCACGATTCGTACAGTATGTTCGGTGAGGCGCGGCAGGCTCGGCTCGCTGCGAACCTCAAGCGGTCAGCCGGTCAGTACGACTCGATGGAACTGGTGCGAATGCTCACCACCGAGGGAGCAGAGGCACTCGGCGTCGGTGACGAGATCGGCAGCCTCGAACCCGGCAAGCGAGCCGACGTCATCCTACTCGACGTCGACAAGCCGAAGTTCACGCCGCTGACCAATATCCCGGCACAGATCGCCAACAACGCGGCGCCCGCAGACGTAGAAACGGTCATTGTGGACGGCGACGTGCTTATGCAGGATGGCGAAGTGAAGACGATGGATGCCGAAGCGGTGTGCAACCGCGTCAAGACCGCGGTAGACCGCTTTGAGTCGGAGACGGACTGGGAACTCGGCATTGGGGGGAGCGAACCACCAGGTGCTACGGATGTCGCCCGCGATCTGCCCAAGCGTGGCCCCGCTCAGTTGCTCGGCCGCCTCGCGTTCCAGTCGGTCAGAGACAGATTCCCGTTTTGA
- a CDS encoding DUF7557 family protein, whose amino-acid sequence MSTIELDDQLVARIEGHLEEDESIEEFIEELVSIYEQEGRFLQEGA is encoded by the coding sequence ATGAGCACGATCGAACTCGACGACCAGCTTGTGGCGCGTATCGAAGGGCATCTCGAAGAGGACGAGTCCATCGAGGAGTTCATCGAAGAGTTGGTCTCGATCTATGAGCAAGAGGGACGATTCCTGCAAGAGGGCGCGTAA